The genomic DNA AACTTGCTGGTGCCGTTGAGGCATCGGGCCATTGGGCGATCGGCAAAGATGCCGGTGAAGTCGCAGGGCTTGGGCCGATCGGTGTGAAAATCACGGACAACTATGGGGCAGTGGCAACATCAGCGACGGTGACGCTTGATTTCACCATTCCTGAGGCTGCGCTCGATCATTTACGAACCGCAACTGCGAACGGGGCAGCGATCGTTATTGGCACAACTGGGTTCTCAGCCGCACAACGAACGGAAACTGAAACGCTCGCGACAAAAACGCGGACGATTATCGCTCCCAACATGAGCATTGGCGTGAATGTCCTGCAGAAAGTTGTTACCGATGTTGCGCGGATTCTCAAGGACGGGTTCGATGCCGAGATCTTTGAGATCCACCACCGCTTCAAAGTCGATGCCCCAAGTGGGACAGCGCTTGGACTTGGTCGAGCCATTGCGGCTGCTCAGGGTAAGAACTTTGATCAAGTCGCGACCTTGGCTCGTCAAGGCATTACTGGTCAACGCAAAGATGACGAGATTGGTATTGTCGCTTTACGTGGAGGAGACGCGGTTGGTGATCATACTGTCGTGTTCGCTGGGTTTGCCGAACGGCTTGAACTGACGCACCGTGCACAGAGCCGGGAATGTCTCGCACGCGGCGCGATCCGGGCTGCGGCATGGCTGCCAGCGCAGCAACCTGGCCTCTATACGATGAAAGACGTGCTCGGTTTATAAAGCCGACAGCGTATTCTTTCGTTTTGCGCGCGTTGCTTGCTGCCGTTGTTCCTGCCGTCCCTTTCGCTGAGCGGCCTCAGCGATGGCCTCTCGCACGCCAAATCGACCAGTGGCACACAGGCCAAGAATCGTTTCAGTAACTGAC from Deltaproteobacteria bacterium includes the following:
- a CDS encoding 4-hydroxy-tetrahydrodipicolinate reductase; this translates as MSTNIIVCGAAGRMGKILVTLVHENTDMQLAGAVEASGHWAIGKDAGEVAGLGPIGVKITDNYGAVATSATVTLDFTIPEAALDHLRTATANGAAIVIGTTGFSAAQRTETETLATKTRTIIAPNMSIGVNVLQKVVTDVARILKDGFDAEIFEIHHRFKVDAPSGTALGLGRAIAAAQGKNFDQVATLARQGITGQRKDDEIGIVALRGGDAVGDHTVVFAGFAERLELTHRAQSRECLARGAIRAAAWLPAQQPGLYTMKDVLGL